A single Apodemus sylvaticus chromosome 20, mApoSyl1.1, whole genome shotgun sequence DNA region contains:
- the LOC127670404 gene encoding olfactory receptor 10H5-like produces the protein MAVVLGLNYTFVSEFILIGFSTFPHLQLMFFLLFLLMYLFTLLGNLLIMVTIWSEHSLHTPMYLFLCALSISEIFYTFAIIPRMLADLLSALHSIAFLACASQMFFSFTFGFTHSFLLTVMGYDRYVAICHPLRYNVLMSPRGCACLVVWSWVGGSFMGTAVTTAIFNLTFCGPNEIHHFFCHVPPLLKLACGENVLAVAKGIGMVCITALLGCFLLILLSYVFIVATILKIPSAEGRHKAFSTCASHLTVVVVHYGFASVIYLKPKGPKSLEGDTLMGITYTVLTPFLSPIIFSLRNKELKVTMKKAFLNKLFLQNS, from the coding sequence ATGGCTGTCGTGCTCGGGCTAAATTACACCTTCGTGTCAGAGTTCATCCTCATTGGCTTCTCCACCTTCCCTCATCTTCAGCTGATGTTCTTCCTGCTGTTCCTGCTCATGTACCTCTTCACGTTGCTAGGCAACCTGCTCATCATGGTCACCATCTGGAGCGAGCACAgtctccacacacccatgtacctCTTCCTGTGTGCCCTCTCCATCTCCGAGATCTTCTACACCTTCGCCATCATCCCACGCATGCTGGCTGACCTGCTCTCCGCTCTCCACTCCATCGCCTTTCTGGCCTGCGCCAGCCAGATGTTCTTCTCCTTCACCTTTGGCTTCACCCACTCCTTTCTGCTCACCGTCATGggctatgaccgctatgtggccatctgtcacCCACTGAGATACAACGTGCTCATGAGCCCCCGAGGCTGTGCCTGCCTGGTTGTCTGGTCCTGGGTTGGTGGGTCGTTCATGGGAACAGCGGTGACAACAGCCATTTTCAATCTCACATTCTGTGGACCCAATGAGATCCACCATTTCTTCTGCCATGTTCCACCTCTGTTGAAGTTGGCATGTGGAGAGAATGTACTGGCGGTGGCAAAGGGTATAGGGATGGTGTGCATCACAGCCCTCCTGGGAtgcttcctcctcatcctcctctcttATGTCTTCATTGTGGCTACCATCTTGAAGATACCATCAGCTGAGGGTCGGCACAAGGCTTTCTCTACATGTGCGTCCCACCTCACCGTGGTGGTTGTACATTATGGTTTTGCCTCTGTCATCTACCTCAAGCCTAAGGGTCCCAAGTCTCTGGAAGGGGATACTCTGATGGGTATCACCTACACAGTCCTCACCCCTTTCCTTAGTCCCATCATCTTCAGCCTCAGGAACAAGGAGCTGAAAGTAACCATGAAGAAAGCTTTCCTCAACAAATTATTTCTGCAGAACTCCTAA
- the LOC127670406 gene encoding olfactory receptor 63 → MAGQNYSTVSEFILFGFSAFPRQMLPALFLLYLTMYLFTLLGNLLIMAAIWREHRLHTPMYLFLCALSISEILFTVVITPRMLSDLLSTHRSITFIACANQLFFSFTFGYTHSFLLVVMGYDRYVAICRPLHYHVLMSLQGCARLVAWSWAGGSLIGMTLTIIIFHLTFCESNVIHHFLCHVFSLLKLACGERTAVVTIAVILVCVTPLIGCLVFIVLSYIFIVAAILRIPSTEGRRKTFSTCASHLTVVIVHYGFASIIYLKSRGRYSLYTDTLMSTTYTVFTPFLSPIIFSLRNKELKNAINKSFHRNFCQQSI, encoded by the coding sequence ATGGCCGGTCAGAACTACAGCACCGTGTCAGAATTCATCCTCTTTGGCTTCTCCGCCTTCCCACGCCAGATGCTCCCCGCTCTCTTCCTGCTGTACTTGACGATGTATTTGTTCACACTCCTGGGGAACCTGCTCATCATGGCTGCTATCTGGAGAGAACACAgactccacacacccatgtacctCTTCCTGTGTGCCCTCTCCATCTCCGAGATTCTCTTCACTGTCGTCATCACGCCCCGCATGCTGTCTGACCTGCTGTCCACCCATCGATCCATCACGTTTATAGCTTGTGCTAACCAACTGTTTTTCTCCTTCACATTTGGCTACACTCACTCCTTCCTGCTTGTGGTCATGggttatgaccgctatgtggccatctgccgcCCCCTGCATTACCACGTGCTTATGAGCCTCCAAGGCTGTGCGCGCCTTGTGGCTTGGTCTTGGGCTGGTGGCTCACTCATTGGGATGACATTGACAATAATAATCTTCCATCTTACCTTCTGTGAATCTAATGTGATCCATCACTTTCTCTGTCATGTGTTTTCCCTCTTAAAATTAGCCTGTGGGGAAAGGACAGCCGttgtcactattgctgtgatcCTGGTGTGTGTCACGCCCCTCATAGGATGCCTGGTCTTCATTGTCCTCTCCTATATATTTATTGTGGCTGCCATCTTGAGAATCCCATCTACTGAGGGCCGGCGCAAGACATTCTCCACGTGTGCATCCCATCTCACTGTGGTGATTGTGCACTATGGCTTTGCCTCCATAATTTACCTCAAGTCCAGGGGACGATACTCACTCTACACTGATACCCTCATGTCCACCACCTATACTGTCTTCACACCCTTCCTTAGTCCAATTATTTTCAGCCTCAGGAATAAGGAGCTGAAGAATGCTATAAATAAAAGCTTCCACAGGAATTTCTGTCAACAAAGTATCTAA